A genomic segment from Gracilimonas sediminicola encodes:
- a CDS encoding ABC transporter permease gives MLKNYFKIAIRNLHRNKVFGIISILGLTVGITGATLLYLYVDNELGYDSLHEQSEQIYRIVEIDDSQDQRTRYYGQTAPVLGSTLEESFPEIKKMVRVYQPVGHVDMEWKGEAISERNWLMTDPDFFEVFDFEIVEGDKNSPLSEPNTVVISEKKAQQLFGNQNPIGEVLTFSNLGDNTVTAVIKNVPDNSHLQFDLLFSRRNSNTDMEEYLTDWNNYGAYTYLLLEESVNMTSLESKLDSFIQNQQETNENARNFYLQPITDIYFNSQNIEFGIEQAHGNIFYIYVFSAIGVFLLLIAGINYMNLATALSVQRGKEIGIRKAAGAEKRQLIGQFLLESIVIALLACLGSYFLIELLLPSFNQLTGKSFSITTDSFAYIAMVLLGIGLLLGISSGSYPAFYLALIKPIRVLKSNTEMKGTSLTLRKALVITQFSLSIILIIGTLAAYKQIDYIRTADIGFEEDQMLVVDINSGNTRARFDAIKQEMAKLPGVQDVAVSSRVPGEWKNITQIFARSGETGMADSVQTFFMSFDEDMLQLYNIELVSGRNFTGNKLTDSLTVLLNETAVNALNLDEPLGKTLRLSGVGEPVRVVGVVKDFNYQSLHQQVAPLLIGYWANPVRSIDYFSVKLAANVDVPSTLQGLKEIHGQFDPASAMEYHFLEQQIEQMYQTDVRAGRLFAIGGGVTIFIACLGLFGLALFSTQRRVKEIGIRKTLGATTPQILMLLTTDFMKLVVIAFLMAIPVSWILVNNWLENFAYRTDLGIGIFVLAGLGVFIISLLTVSSQSIKASVTNPVKSLRSE, from the coding sequence ATGTTAAAAAACTACTTCAAAATTGCCATTCGAAACCTTCACCGGAACAAAGTTTTTGGAATCATCAGCATTTTGGGGCTTACCGTAGGTATTACCGGAGCCACACTGCTGTATTTATATGTTGATAATGAGCTTGGTTACGACTCCCTTCATGAGCAATCGGAGCAGATCTATCGCATTGTCGAAATCGATGATAGTCAGGATCAGAGAACCCGGTACTATGGACAGACCGCGCCGGTACTTGGCTCAACATTGGAAGAAAGCTTCCCTGAAATTAAAAAGATGGTGAGAGTATATCAGCCTGTGGGGCATGTAGATATGGAGTGGAAAGGGGAGGCCATTTCTGAGCGTAATTGGCTGATGACAGATCCTGATTTTTTTGAGGTATTTGATTTTGAAATAGTTGAAGGAGACAAAAACAGCCCCTTATCAGAGCCTAACACAGTCGTGATTTCAGAGAAAAAAGCACAGCAGCTTTTCGGAAATCAAAACCCTATTGGTGAAGTTCTGACCTTCAGTAATTTGGGCGATAATACCGTAACCGCAGTGATAAAGAACGTTCCGGATAACTCTCACCTTCAGTTTGATTTACTTTTCTCGAGAAGAAATTCGAATACCGACATGGAGGAATATCTCACAGATTGGAACAACTATGGTGCCTACACCTACCTGTTGCTGGAAGAGTCCGTGAATATGACGTCCTTAGAATCAAAGCTGGATAGCTTTATCCAAAACCAGCAGGAAACCAACGAGAATGCCCGCAATTTCTACCTCCAGCCTATTACGGATATTTATTTCAACTCTCAGAATATTGAATTCGGTATCGAGCAAGCTCACGGTAACATTTTCTATATCTATGTGTTCTCAGCAATTGGCGTTTTCTTATTGCTCATCGCAGGCATCAATTATATGAACCTTGCAACTGCTCTTTCTGTGCAGCGTGGCAAAGAAATCGGTATAAGAAAGGCCGCAGGAGCGGAAAAGAGACAGCTTATCGGTCAGTTCTTGTTAGAATCAATCGTTATTGCCCTGCTGGCTTGTTTAGGTTCTTACTTTTTAATTGAACTGTTGCTTCCCTCTTTCAATCAGCTTACAGGAAAAAGTTTTAGCATTACCACCGATTCGTTCGCATATATTGCAATGGTATTGCTTGGCATAGGCTTGCTACTTGGAATCTCTTCCGGCAGCTACCCGGCGTTCTACCTTGCTTTGATAAAACCCATCCGGGTGTTAAAGTCCAATACCGAAATGAAAGGGACAAGCCTTACACTCCGTAAAGCGCTGGTCATAACACAGTTCAGCTTGTCGATCATTTTGATAATTGGCACACTGGCTGCTTACAAACAAATTGACTATATCCGAACGGCTGACATTGGTTTTGAGGAAGACCAGATGCTCGTTGTTGATATCAACAGCGGAAATACCCGAGCTCGTTTTGATGCCATAAAGCAGGAGATGGCAAAACTTCCCGGCGTGCAAGATGTCGCGGTCTCCTCCCGGGTACCGGGTGAATGGAAGAATATCACCCAGATCTTTGCCCGGTCCGGAGAAACCGGCATGGCAGATTCTGTTCAGACGTTCTTCATGAGTTTTGATGAGGATATGTTGCAGCTCTACAACATCGAGTTGGTTTCCGGCAGAAACTTCACCGGCAATAAGTTAACCGATTCCCTCACTGTCTTGCTTAACGAAACCGCTGTCAATGCTTTGAACTTGGATGAACCCCTGGGTAAAACCTTACGGCTATCCGGAGTTGGCGAACCTGTACGGGTAGTAGGTGTGGTTAAAGACTTTAATTACCAATCACTCCATCAACAAGTGGCGCCGCTATTAATTGGATACTGGGCCAACCCGGTTCGATCAATCGATTACTTTTCTGTAAAACTGGCTGCCAATGTGGATGTACCATCAACTTTACAAGGGCTAAAAGAGATTCACGGCCAGTTTGACCCTGCATCAGCAATGGAATACCATTTTCTGGAACAACAGATTGAACAAATGTATCAGACGGATGTGCGTGCTGGCAGGCTATTTGCCATCGGAGGTGGAGTTACCATCTTTATTGCCTGCCTTGGCCTATTTGGCCTGGCTTTGTTCAGTACTCAACGGCGAGTAAAAGAAATCGGAATCCGAAAAACACTTGGAGCCACCACACCTCAAATTCTTATGCTTTTAACTACCGACTTCATGAAGCTGGTGGTCATAGCCTTTTTGATGGCAATTCCCGTCAGCTGGATTTTAGTAAACAACTGGCTTGAGAACTTTGCTTATCGCACTGATCTTGGGATAGGAATTTTCGTTTTAGCCGGCTTGGGAGTCTTTATTATCAGTTTGCTGACAGTTAGCTCCCAGTCTATAAAAGCTTCGGTAACCAACCCCGTAAAAAGTTTAAGAAGTGAATAA